Proteins from one Paenibacillus amylolyticus genomic window:
- a CDS encoding SEC-C metal-binding domain-containing protein, whose product MSKVGRNELCPCGSGEKYKKCCLNKESSAVESIMGLISTEQPVREASLETESKVTLTKLKKMVEKELKWEHSAHEQLALQLIENMRKPYEPELILEALMLWNGYSRQTRPTVKKTGSFCAAIEYLLSEEYGLNASKTELADKYEVTTGTISRKVKEMFNYIEEYGMGGDTDELLILNSPGTSKDKAQALLDKAREASSSKRRIQLAKTALEMYPDSSDAYLILAEESDNEQDARAYLEAGIAAGKRELGEQFFEKNKGDFWALHETRPYIRICKSYAESCWFAGDAKEAAHILEHILELNTEDNTGARYLLAAVYLYSNQLDQAEQLLKKYEKGDAAAAFAYDKIILEYKKNGITSQLKMLYRVARGVNKHLPDYLLGLKRLPHNLPDFVGMGDSNEAIAYVIMHSRLWASVPDLLKWMLKQ is encoded by the coding sequence TTGAGTAAGGTTGGAAGAAATGAGCTATGCCCATGCGGAAGTGGGGAAAAATACAAGAAATGTTGTCTGAATAAGGAGTCTTCTGCGGTAGAATCCATAATGGGGCTGATATCAACGGAGCAACCAGTCCGGGAAGCCTCACTGGAGACTGAGAGCAAGGTGACTTTGACCAAGCTGAAAAAGATGGTAGAGAAGGAACTGAAATGGGAGCATTCGGCTCACGAACAGTTGGCCCTGCAGCTTATTGAGAACATGAGGAAGCCGTACGAGCCGGAGCTGATTTTGGAAGCTCTGATGTTATGGAACGGATATTCCCGTCAGACCCGCCCTACTGTGAAGAAAACAGGCTCTTTCTGCGCTGCCATTGAGTATCTGCTGTCCGAGGAATACGGTCTGAATGCCTCAAAGACTGAACTGGCTGATAAATATGAGGTAACGACAGGAACAATCTCTCGTAAAGTTAAAGAGATGTTCAATTACATCGAAGAATACGGTATGGGTGGCGACACGGACGAGTTATTAATACTGAACAGTCCAGGTACATCGAAGGACAAAGCACAGGCTCTGCTGGATAAGGCGCGGGAAGCCAGTTCTTCCAAACGCAGAATCCAGCTGGCGAAAACGGCCTTGGAGATGTATCCTGACAGTTCTGATGCGTATCTCATTCTGGCTGAGGAGTCGGACAATGAGCAAGACGCACGAGCTTACCTTGAGGCAGGAATAGCTGCTGGCAAACGTGAACTGGGCGAACAGTTTTTTGAGAAGAACAAAGGGGACTTCTGGGCGCTTCATGAGACTCGTCCCTATATCCGGATATGCAAAAGCTACGCCGAATCCTGCTGGTTTGCAGGAGATGCGAAAGAGGCAGCACATATTCTGGAGCATATTCTAGAGCTGAATACGGAAGACAATACCGGAGCACGTTACCTGCTCGCTGCTGTGTATTTGTATAGCAACCAATTGGATCAGGCAGAGCAATTGCTGAAGAAGTATGAAAAAGGTGACGCAGCAGCTGCCTTTGCCTATGACAAGATCATTCTGGAGTATAAGAAAAACGGAATCACCTCCCAGCTCAAAATGCTGTACCGAGTGGCCCGGGGTGTGAACAAACATCTGCCAGATTACCTGTTGGGTTTGAAACGGTTGCCGCATAACCTTCCTGACTTTGTTGGAATGGGTGATTCCAACGAAGCGATTGCCTATGTCATTATGCATTCCCGTCTATGGGCGAGCGTGCCGGATCTGTTGAAGTGGATGCTGAAACAATAG
- the hisS gene encoding histidine--tRNA ligase has translation MAFQKPTGTQDLLPGVVEKWQYVEEKARDLCRRFNYREIRTPIFEQTSLFVRGVGETTDIVEKEMYTFDDKGNRSMTLRPEGTAGVVRAYVENKIYGEPDVSKLYYIGPMFRYERPQAGRQRQFHQFGVEAIGALDPAIDAEVIALGYQLCVELGLKDVKVEINSVGNSTSRAEYRETLLGFLRPMKDSLCKDCQSRMERNPLRVLDCKVDQDKFVGAPSILDSLDEESLNHFAKLQAYLDDFGVDYAVNNRLVRGLDYYTLTAFELKAQGIGAIDTVGGGGRYNGLVGDIGGPDQPGIGFGIGLERIQLILEHQNIEVTTLAPLDVYFVALGEAADREVNRLLFKLRQSGLSGERDYLGRKMKAQMKSADRFKSRYTAILGDDELERGEIALKSMDTGEQQTVKLDDLVAAVREGK, from the coding sequence ATGGCTTTTCAAAAACCGACTGGAACGCAGGACTTACTGCCTGGGGTTGTCGAGAAATGGCAGTACGTAGAAGAAAAAGCACGAGATCTGTGTCGACGGTTCAATTACCGTGAGATTCGTACACCGATCTTTGAACAAACCTCTTTATTTGTACGTGGTGTAGGAGAGACTACCGATATCGTTGAGAAAGAAATGTATACCTTTGATGACAAAGGCAATCGCAGCATGACGCTTCGTCCAGAGGGAACAGCGGGTGTTGTCCGTGCGTATGTCGAGAATAAAATTTACGGCGAACCGGATGTGAGCAAGCTTTATTACATCGGTCCGATGTTCCGGTATGAGCGTCCGCAGGCAGGCCGTCAGCGTCAGTTCCACCAGTTTGGTGTAGAAGCCATCGGTGCGCTGGATCCGGCGATTGATGCCGAAGTAATCGCACTGGGCTACCAGTTGTGTGTTGAGCTCGGCTTGAAGGATGTTAAAGTGGAGATCAACTCCGTGGGTAACTCGACCAGCCGTGCAGAATACCGCGAGACGTTACTTGGATTCCTCAGACCGATGAAAGACAGCCTGTGCAAGGACTGCCAGTCCCGCATGGAGCGTAATCCGTTGCGTGTACTCGACTGCAAAGTCGATCAGGACAAATTCGTAGGGGCACCGTCCATACTGGACAGCCTGGATGAAGAGTCTTTGAATCACTTTGCCAAGCTGCAAGCCTACCTGGATGATTTCGGAGTAGATTATGCGGTGAACAATCGTCTGGTACGCGGCTTGGATTATTACACGCTGACTGCGTTTGAATTAAAAGCCCAAGGGATTGGAGCAATTGATACGGTTGGCGGCGGTGGCCGATACAATGGTCTCGTTGGAGATATCGGCGGGCCTGATCAGCCGGGTATCGGCTTTGGTATTGGTCTGGAGCGCATTCAACTGATTCTGGAGCACCAAAATATTGAGGTTACTACGCTGGCTCCACTGGATGTGTACTTTGTTGCTCTCGGAGAGGCAGCTGACCGTGAAGTGAACCGTCTGTTGTTCAAACTTCGTCAGTCCGGACTGTCTGGTGAACGTGATTATCTGGGCCGCAAGATGAAAGCACAGATGAAATCAGCTGACCGTTTCAAATCCCGCTATACGGCCATCCTTGGTGATGACGAACTGGAGCGTGGTGAGATCGCCCTCAAGTCGATGGATACAGGTGAGCAACAAACCGTGAAACTTGATGATCTGGTAGCGGCTGTTCGCGAAGGTAAATAA